A section of the Schistosoma haematobium chromosome ZW, whole genome shotgun sequence genome encodes:
- the FRMD7 gene encoding FERM domain-containing protein 7, variant 2 (EggNog:ENOG410V88Q~COG:T) has translation MKLSTPTTTASSTLIMTESEQQIHQSTHPTPTHPIEPNAVKCSLEMINEKQDNDQSSSSQHLSNDEERQFVIKNQSSSTYENLIIFETKHIEESQSTQLVGDQIDELPPVPPTCPPPIDYTLPHVTDRTDESADLMVKQAIDLLDEVVAKSTQIDDISGQGRLLSSVNRCLEYSSSEQVLLDDDNEFDGTRISNILENNKNLLDTVATADNSAYNNKMTRIVGETNKNDVSNRPYSPCESTTSASEGSEDIEPFPPPPSAEVLAEVIEEEAGPNIEVVEEEEEEEEEEENDEDDDCEENRRKSSSVSTVIEVSLPITASVSTTQTFDDNKTTDNKPEFSNEEIRDDPPIVDEPNKDDTAISESVKSIVNAESNIFVCK, from the exons ATGAAACTTTCAACACCAACTACAACTGCCTCTTCAACATTAATAATGACTGAATCTGAACAACAAATTCATCAATCTACTCATCCAACACCTACGCATCCAATAGAACCAAATGCAGTCAAATGCAGTTTAGAAATGATTAATGAAAAACAAGATAATGATCAATCATCCAGTTCTCAACATCTTTCTAACGATGAGGAAAGGCAATTTGTTATAAAAAATCAA AGTTCAAGCACTTATGAGAACCTTATCATTTTTGAAACTAAGCACATTGAAGAAAGTCAGTCAACACAATTAGTTGGTGATCAGATAGATGAACTACCTCCAGTCCCACCAACATGTCCACCTCCTATTGATTATACACTTCCACATGTCACTGATCGAACTGACGAGTCTGCTGATCTGATGGTTAAGCAAGCAATCGATTTATTAGATGAG GTTGTTGCGAAGTCTACACAGATTGACGATATTAGTGGTCAAGGTCGACTGCTTTCCTCCGTAAATAGGTGTCTTGAATATAGTTCATCAGAACAAGTATTGTTAGATGATGACAATGAATTTGATGGGACGAGGATTTCCAATatattagaaaataataaaaatctacTTGATACTGTAGCTACGGCTGACAACAGTGCATACAATAACAAAATGACACGGATCGTTGGGGAAACTAATAAAAACGACGTAAGCAACCGACCATATTCACCTTGTGAATCTACAACATCAGCAAGTGAAGGAAGTGAAGATATTGAACCGTTTCCTCCTCCACCATCTGCTGAAGTGTTGGCTGAAGTGATTGAAGAAGAGGCAGGTCCTAATATAGAAGTTGTTgaggaagaagaggaagaagaagaagaagaagaaaatgacGAAGATGATGATTGtgaagaaaacagaagaaaatCGAGTTCTGTTTCTACTGTTATAGAAGTTTCTTTACCTATTACTGCATCTGTTTCTACAACACAAACTTTTGATGATAATAAAACGACCGACAATAAACCAGAATTTTCAAATGAAGAAATCAGAGATGATCCACCTATCGTAGATGAGCCAAACAAAGATGATACAGCGATATCTGAATCTGTAAAAAGTATTGTGAATGCAGAATCTAACATTTTTGTATGTAAGTGA